A region from the Nocardioides coralli genome encodes:
- a CDS encoding MMPL family transporter, producing MLRRWGNVVAHHALVVLLSGIALAVAAGVYGASVFDSLSQGGFDDPDSEAYAALELEREEVGNREVDVVAVYLSEELEVTDPAFRRSVQDALAGIPADTVTQVVTWYDTREPTLVSEDRRATQVLISLAGESQDDYLDNYDELRPVLEAEGLETQLAGSYAIYDDVNERTAEDLERAELISLPIVALLALLIFGSVVAASMPVLVGGLAVVGALAVVRLLTEFTEVSIFSVNVITLLGMGLAIDYALFVVSRFREELALLPPDDRDAPATAIRRTMTTAGRTVLFSGLTVAAAMSSLLVFPQGFLRSMGYGGMAAVTVAMLAALTVLPAVLRLLGRRIDGGRLPWRRHRPVVVDSDHGAWARLARGVMRRPVAVLVVVTVGLLVLASPFLGVKWGSVDHRILPPDSESYIAAETLAEEFGAETSTATVVVEGADPAGLAAYSRDLADVPGVAAVSPVAAEGDAAVLRVSWEGGSQTEASQQLVRDLREVEPGSGRALVGGLTADTVDLETSLADHLPWMAVVVVAVMLVLLFLAFGSLVLPVKAVLMNVLSIAAAFGVVTWIFSDGNLEGLLDFTSQGFLDMTNPILMAAILFGLSMDYEVFLLSRVREQWDLGAAEPDPGRRNEIAVATGVQKTGRIITSAALLLGVVIGAFGLSGVLFMKMIGIGMLVALLIDATVVRALLVPATMKLLGAWNWWAPGPLRRWWERHGFREEETATPAPQERVLSGR from the coding sequence ATGCTCCGGCGCTGGGGAAACGTCGTCGCCCACCACGCACTCGTCGTGCTGCTCTCCGGGATCGCGCTCGCGGTCGCGGCCGGGGTCTACGGCGCCAGTGTCTTCGACTCGCTCTCCCAGGGAGGCTTCGACGACCCCGACTCCGAGGCCTACGCCGCCCTCGAGCTCGAGCGCGAGGAGGTGGGCAACCGCGAGGTCGACGTGGTCGCCGTCTACCTCTCCGAGGAGCTGGAGGTCACCGACCCGGCGTTCCGACGCTCGGTGCAGGACGCCCTGGCGGGCATCCCGGCCGACACGGTCACCCAGGTGGTCACCTGGTACGACACCCGCGAGCCCACGCTCGTCAGCGAGGACCGGCGCGCCACCCAGGTCCTGATCTCCCTGGCCGGGGAGTCGCAGGACGACTACCTCGACAACTACGACGAGCTGCGACCGGTCCTCGAGGCCGAGGGCCTGGAGACCCAGCTCGCGGGCAGCTACGCCATCTACGACGACGTCAACGAGCGCACCGCGGAGGACCTCGAACGGGCCGAGCTGATCTCGTTGCCGATCGTGGCGCTGCTGGCCCTCCTCATCTTCGGCAGCGTGGTCGCAGCCTCGATGCCGGTCCTCGTCGGCGGTCTCGCGGTCGTCGGCGCGCTCGCCGTCGTGCGGCTGCTGACGGAGTTCACCGAGGTCTCGATCTTCTCGGTCAACGTGATCACCCTGCTCGGCATGGGCCTGGCCATCGACTACGCCCTGTTCGTGGTCAGCCGGTTCCGGGAGGAGCTGGCGCTGCTCCCACCCGACGACCGCGACGCCCCGGCCACGGCGATCCGCCGCACCATGACCACCGCCGGCCGGACCGTGCTCTTCTCCGGGTTGACCGTCGCCGCCGCGATGTCCTCGCTGCTGGTCTTCCCGCAGGGCTTCCTGCGGTCCATGGGGTACGGCGGCATGGCAGCCGTGACCGTCGCGATGCTGGCCGCCCTCACCGTGCTGCCGGCGGTGCTGCGGCTGCTGGGGCGGCGCATCGATGGGGGCCGGCTCCCGTGGCGCCGGCACCGCCCCGTGGTGGTCGACAGCGACCACGGCGCCTGGGCGCGGCTGGCCCGTGGCGTGATGCGCCGTCCGGTCGCCGTCCTGGTCGTGGTGACCGTCGGGCTGCTCGTGCTCGCCTCGCCGTTCCTGGGTGTGAAGTGGGGCTCGGTCGACCACCGCATCCTGCCGCCGGACTCCGAGTCCTACATCGCGGCCGAGACGCTGGCCGAGGAGTTCGGTGCCGAGACCTCCACCGCCACCGTGGTGGTCGAGGGCGCCGACCCGGCCGGGCTGGCGGCGTACTCACGCGACCTGGCCGACGTCCCTGGCGTCGCCGCGGTCTCGCCGGTGGCAGCCGAGGGAGACGCCGCCGTGCTGCGCGTGAGCTGGGAGGGCGGCAGCCAGACCGAGGCGTCCCAGCAGCTGGTGCGGGACCTGCGGGAGGTCGAGCCGGGGAGCGGCCGGGCGCTGGTGGGCGGGCTGACCGCCGACACGGTCGACCTGGAGACGTCGCTGGCCGACCACCTGCCCTGGATGGCCGTCGTGGTCGTCGCGGTGATGCTGGTGCTGCTCTTCCTGGCCTTCGGCTCCCTGGTGCTGCCGGTGAAGGCGGTCCTCATGAACGTGCTGTCGATCGCCGCCGCGTTCGGCGTCGTCACGTGGATCTTCAGCGACGGCAACCTCGAGGGGCTGCTCGACTTCACCTCGCAGGGCTTCCTCGACATGACCAACCCGATCCTCATGGCCGCCATCCTGTTCGGGCTGTCGATGGACTACGAGGTCTTCCTGCTGTCCCGCGTCCGTGAGCAGTGGGACCTCGGGGCGGCCGAGCCGGACCCGGGCCGCCGCAACGAGATCGCGGTGGCCACCGGGGTGCAGAAGACCGGGCGGATCATCACCTCGGCCGCCCTGCTGCTCGGCGTCGTCATCGGTGCCTTCGGACTCAGCGGGGTGCTGTTCATGAAGATGATCGGCATCGGCATGCTGGTGGCCCTCCTCATCGACGCCACGGTCGTCCGGGCGCTGCTCGTCCCCGCCACGATGAAGCTGCTCGGGGCGTGGAACTGGTGGGCTCCCGGCCCGCTGCGCCGCTGGTGGGAGCGCCACGGCTTCCGCGAGGAGGAGACCGCGACCCCGGCGCCGCAGGAGCGGGTGCTCAGCGGTCGCTGA
- the treY gene encoding malto-oligosyltrehalose synthase, with protein MRIPASTYRLQITEEFDLLAAARTLAYLHDLGVDWVYLSPVLASESGSDHGYDVADHSAIDPSRGRGAGLAALSAEARRLGMGVLVDIVPNHVGIARPWENAWWWHVLTHGQDSPYADAFDIDWEAGDGRILVPVVGDDDLGEDGRIRNLQVLGGELHYHDQRFPLAPDSADPGPEQDPDAVHARQHYELVHWRRGDAELNYRRFFTITTLAAVRVEDPEWFRRTHEEVARWFADDLVDGLRIDHPDGLRDPGRYLDDLAELTGGAYVLVEKILEPGEELPRSWATAGTTGYDALALVDRVLTDPAGEQPLGGLEDRLRGGPVDWHAMTHRTRREVADTDLLAETRRIARALRRHLPDAELDADKVEDAVAELLASFPVYRSYLPEGREHLEAAFATAREHRPDLDEVFDAVAPVLGDGAAEATQRLQQTSGMVMAKGVEDCAFYRWSRLTSLTEVGGDPSLFAVPPAEFHAAMARRQAEWPHAMTAATTHDTKRGEDVRARIGVLSEVSDLWERSLDQLLALAPLPDPGFGNLLWQAVVGAWSDDPDLRARLHAYAEKAMREAGDRTTWTEVDADYEAAVHAAVDAAFDDDRVAAVLAEVLDVVTGPGRDTALAAKLVGLTMPGVPDVYQGTELWDDSLVDPDNRRAVDFAARQEALGGDHPKLRVTSTALRLRRDRPELFATYEPLVAAGPAADHVLAFDRGGAVTVATRLPHGLRERGWDGTALPLPAGRWRDELTGRVVESTGEVAVGELLSELPVSLLVALPEPTRERGRFDVWAPRAQRLRLSVGEDVVDMVRGPGDWWRPAGPVPDGEVDYGYLVDDGETPVPDPRSRRQPDGVHGRSRTFDPAAYEWGDEDWAGRPLAGSTIYELHVGTFTPEGTLDAAIGKLGHLQDLGVDFVELLPVNAFNGEHGWGYDGVLWSAVHETYGGPEAYQRFVDSCHALGIGVIQDVVHNHLGPSGNYLPQLGPYLVAGDTPWGDQVNLDQDGSHEVRRLVLDSVRGWFTDFHVDGLRLDAVHALVDGSPTHLLEELAVETAATAAHLRKPLFLVAESDLNDPRMIAPREAGGRGVDAQWSDDFHHALHVALTGETDGYYADFAPLASLAKVCERGFFHDGTWSSFRGRDHGAPIDTDTVAAWRLVVCNQNHDQVGNRARGDRLAEQLDEHQLGTAALVTLCAPFTPMLFQGEEWAASAPFAFFTSHPEPELGKAVSEGRLAEFERMAWDPASVPDPQDPETFRRSKLDWSEATTGRHARLLDRYRRLVALRRAEPALTDPSFGSTRCTADESTRLFTMQRGDLVVVVNFGDRPVTVPLDGTAELLFATGDDVAPPDDVLALPAHAGVLLRGAVSDR; from the coding sequence GTGCGGATCCCGGCGAGTACCTACCGACTCCAGATCACCGAGGAGTTCGACCTCCTCGCCGCGGCGCGCACCCTCGCCTACCTGCACGACCTCGGCGTCGACTGGGTCTACCTCTCCCCCGTGCTCGCCTCGGAGTCCGGCAGCGACCACGGCTACGACGTGGCCGACCACTCCGCGATCGACCCCTCCCGGGGGCGCGGTGCTGGCCTGGCCGCTCTCTCCGCCGAGGCTCGCCGGCTCGGGATGGGCGTGCTGGTCGACATCGTCCCCAACCACGTCGGCATCGCCCGCCCGTGGGAGAACGCGTGGTGGTGGCACGTGCTCACCCACGGCCAGGACTCGCCCTACGCCGACGCCTTCGACATCGACTGGGAGGCCGGCGACGGTCGGATCCTGGTCCCGGTCGTCGGCGACGACGACCTCGGCGAGGACGGCCGGATCCGCAACCTGCAGGTGCTGGGAGGCGAGCTCCACTACCACGACCAGCGCTTCCCCCTCGCCCCCGACAGCGCCGACCCGGGCCCCGAGCAGGACCCCGACGCGGTGCACGCCCGGCAGCACTACGAGCTCGTCCACTGGCGCCGCGGCGACGCCGAGCTGAACTACCGGCGCTTCTTCACCATCACGACCCTGGCAGCCGTGCGCGTCGAGGACCCCGAGTGGTTCCGGCGTACGCACGAGGAAGTGGCGCGCTGGTTCGCCGACGACCTCGTCGACGGGCTGCGCATCGACCACCCCGACGGGCTGCGCGACCCCGGCAGGTACCTCGACGACCTCGCCGAGCTGACCGGTGGTGCCTACGTCCTGGTGGAGAAGATCCTGGAGCCCGGCGAGGAGCTGCCGCGGTCGTGGGCCACAGCCGGCACCACCGGCTACGACGCGCTCGCGCTCGTGGACCGGGTCCTCACGGACCCTGCGGGCGAGCAGCCGCTGGGCGGCCTCGAGGACCGGCTGCGGGGTGGGCCGGTCGACTGGCACGCCATGACGCACCGCACCCGGCGCGAGGTCGCCGACACCGACCTGCTGGCCGAGACCCGGCGGATCGCGCGGGCGCTCCGACGCCACCTGCCCGACGCCGAGCTGGACGCCGACAAGGTCGAGGACGCGGTCGCCGAGCTCCTCGCCAGCTTCCCGGTCTACCGCAGCTACCTGCCCGAGGGTCGCGAGCACCTCGAGGCGGCGTTCGCCACCGCGCGCGAGCACCGCCCCGACCTGGACGAGGTCTTCGACGCGGTGGCCCCGGTGCTGGGCGACGGAGCCGCCGAGGCCACCCAGCGGCTCCAGCAGACCAGCGGCATGGTGATGGCCAAGGGCGTCGAGGACTGCGCCTTCTACCGCTGGTCACGCCTCACGTCCCTGACCGAGGTGGGCGGCGACCCCTCCCTCTTCGCGGTCCCGCCCGCGGAGTTCCACGCGGCGATGGCCCGGCGGCAGGCGGAGTGGCCCCACGCGATGACGGCGGCCACCACCCACGACACGAAGCGCGGTGAGGACGTCCGGGCGAGGATCGGTGTCCTGTCCGAGGTGTCCGACCTCTGGGAGCGCAGCCTCGACCAGCTGCTCGCGCTCGCACCCCTCCCCGACCCGGGGTTCGGGAACCTGCTGTGGCAGGCCGTGGTCGGCGCGTGGTCCGACGACCCGGACCTGCGCGCGCGCCTCCACGCCTACGCCGAGAAGGCGATGCGCGAGGCGGGCGACCGCACCACCTGGACCGAGGTGGACGCCGACTACGAGGCCGCGGTGCACGCCGCGGTGGACGCCGCCTTCGACGACGACCGCGTGGCAGCCGTCCTCGCGGAGGTGCTCGACGTGGTGACCGGTCCGGGCCGGGACACCGCGCTGGCCGCGAAGCTCGTCGGCCTCACCATGCCCGGCGTCCCCGACGTCTACCAGGGCACCGAGCTGTGGGACGACAGCCTGGTCGATCCCGACAACCGGCGCGCGGTCGACTTCGCGGCCCGGCAGGAAGCCCTCGGCGGCGACCACCCCAAGCTGCGGGTGACGTCGACGGCGCTGCGGCTGCGGCGCGACCGGCCCGAGCTGTTCGCGACGTACGAGCCGCTGGTGGCCGCTGGCCCCGCCGCCGACCACGTCCTGGCCTTCGACCGCGGCGGCGCGGTGACGGTGGCGACCCGGTTGCCGCACGGGCTGCGCGAGCGAGGGTGGGACGGGACGGCGCTGCCCCTGCCTGCCGGCCGCTGGCGCGACGAGCTGACGGGGCGGGTGGTCGAGAGCACCGGTGAGGTCGCCGTCGGCGAGCTGCTGTCCGAGCTGCCCGTGTCCCTGCTCGTCGCCCTCCCCGAGCCGACCCGCGAACGCGGCCGGTTCGACGTGTGGGCACCCCGCGCGCAGCGGCTGCGGCTCTCGGTCGGCGAGGACGTCGTCGACATGGTGCGGGGTCCCGGCGACTGGTGGCGACCGGCCGGACCGGTGCCCGACGGGGAGGTCGACTACGGCTACCTCGTGGACGACGGCGAGACCCCCGTGCCCGACCCGCGGTCGCGGCGTCAGCCCGACGGCGTCCACGGGCGGTCGCGGACGTTCGACCCCGCGGCGTACGAGTGGGGCGACGAGGACTGGGCCGGCCGCCCGCTGGCGGGCTCGACCATCTACGAGCTGCACGTGGGGACCTTCACCCCGGAGGGCACGCTCGACGCGGCGATCGGCAAGCTCGGGCACCTGCAGGACCTCGGCGTCGACTTCGTCGAGCTGCTGCCGGTCAACGCGTTCAACGGCGAGCACGGCTGGGGCTACGACGGCGTGCTGTGGTCGGCCGTCCACGAGACCTACGGCGGCCCGGAGGCCTACCAGCGGTTCGTCGACAGCTGCCACGCGCTCGGCATCGGCGTCATCCAGGACGTGGTGCACAACCACCTCGGCCCGTCCGGCAACTACCTGCCCCAGCTCGGTCCCTACCTCGTCGCCGGCGACACCCCGTGGGGCGACCAGGTCAACCTCGACCAGGACGGCAGCCACGAGGTACGCCGGCTCGTGCTCGACTCGGTGCGGGGCTGGTTCACCGACTTCCACGTCGACGGGCTGCGGCTCGACGCCGTCCACGCGCTGGTCGACGGCTCGCCGACCCACCTGCTCGAGGAGCTCGCGGTCGAGACGGCGGCCACGGCCGCCCACCTGCGCAAGCCGCTGTTCCTCGTCGCCGAGTCCGACCTCAACGACCCCCGGATGATCGCGCCGCGTGAGGCGGGCGGTCGTGGGGTGGACGCCCAGTGGAGCGACGACTTCCACCACGCCCTCCACGTGGCGCTGACCGGGGAGACCGACGGCTACTACGCCGACTTCGCACCACTCGCCTCGCTGGCCAAGGTGTGCGAGCGCGGCTTCTTCCACGACGGGACGTGGTCGTCGTTCCGGGGCCGGGACCACGGCGCCCCGATCGACACCGACACGGTGGCTGCCTGGCGACTGGTGGTGTGCAACCAGAACCACGACCAGGTCGGCAACCGCGCGCGTGGCGACCGGCTGGCCGAGCAGCTCGACGAGCACCAGCTCGGCACCGCGGCGCTGGTGACCCTGTGTGCCCCGTTCACACCGATGCTCTTCCAGGGAGAGGAGTGGGCGGCGTCAGCGCCGTTCGCCTTCTTCACCTCCCACCCCGAGCCGGAGCTCGGCAAGGCGGTGTCGGAGGGGCGGCTCGCGGAGTTCGAGCGGATGGCGTGGGACCCGGCCAGCGTCCCCGACCCCCAGGACCCCGAGACCTTCCGCCGTTCGAAGCTCGACTGGTCGGAGGCCACGACGGGCCGGCACGCCCGCCTCCTCGACCGCTACCGCCGCCTGGTCGCCCTCCGGCGGGCCGAGCCGGCACTCACGGACCCCTCCTTCGGTAGCACCCGCTGCACCGCGGACGAGTCGACGCGGCTGTTCACGATGCAGCGGGGCGACCTCGTCGTGGTGGTGAACTTCGGCGACCGGCCGGTCACCGTGCCGCTCGACGGGACGGCGGAGCTGCTCTTCGCCACCGGCGACGACGTGGCGCCGCCCGACGACGTGCTGGCGCTGCCCGCGCACGCCGGGGTCCTGCTCCGCGGGGCGGTCAGCGACCGCTGA
- a CDS encoding TetR/AcrR family transcriptional regulator produces MVQTVSRRERQREATYDEIVRVSRALLAEGLELSLRAVAGRMGMTAPALYRYVASYQELVDLVAFEIDKAATEEFRAAAETQPADDALARLICASVAFRRWALRDRAEFSLVFANPVADTACVRRDELLTSATSGVYLNGLLVAVWHQLRYDHPELDELDPVVVEVLRDPVLPIDLTEVPDEHRGLLWVFMQGWATLYGTVTLEVFGHLDPRIIESGALFAEMLAGWLPRLGSDDADGRYRSLLLAEIARE; encoded by the coding sequence GTGGTCCAGACAGTCAGCCGGCGGGAGCGCCAGCGGGAGGCGACCTACGACGAGATCGTGCGGGTCTCGCGCGCCCTGCTGGCCGAGGGACTGGAGCTGTCGCTGCGTGCGGTCGCCGGCCGGATGGGGATGACGGCCCCCGCCCTCTACCGCTACGTCGCCAGCTACCAGGAGCTCGTCGACCTGGTGGCCTTCGAGATCGACAAGGCCGCGACCGAGGAGTTCCGGGCGGCGGCGGAGACCCAGCCCGCGGACGACGCGCTCGCCCGGTTGATCTGCGCGTCGGTGGCCTTCCGCCGCTGGGCGCTGCGGGACCGGGCGGAGTTCTCCCTGGTCTTCGCCAACCCGGTCGCCGACACCGCCTGCGTGCGCCGCGACGAGCTGCTCACGTCCGCGACGTCCGGCGTCTACCTCAACGGGCTGCTGGTGGCGGTCTGGCACCAGCTCCGCTACGACCACCCCGAGCTCGACGAGCTCGACCCGGTGGTGGTGGAGGTGCTCAGGGACCCGGTGCTCCCGATCGACCTGACAGAGGTGCCCGACGAGCACCGGGGCCTGCTCTGGGTCTTCATGCAGGGGTGGGCCACGCTCTACGGCACCGTCACGCTCGAGGTCTTCGGCCACCTCGACCCGCGGATCATCGAGAGCGGTGCGCTCTTCGCCGAGATGCTGGCCGGCTGGCTGCCGCGGCTCGGCAGTGACGACGCCGACGGTCGCTACCGGTCACTCCTGCTCGCGGAGATCGCCCGCGAGTAG
- a CDS encoding NAD-dependent deacylase has translation MKVVVLTGAGISAESGLPTFRDADGLWEGHDPMVVATPESFAADPDLVHRFYDQRRAALARVEPNAAHRALAQLEERLGDRLLLVTQNVDDLHERAGSRRVVHMHGRLRSAWCTACDARHAWTDPLGDRPPCPGCGEAALRPDVVWFGEVPREMERIERALWECDLFVAIGTSGVVYPAAAFVHYASGRGTRTLELNLDASEASSDFAEHRRGPATRLVPAWVEELLAGDLREQE, from the coding sequence GTGAAGGTCGTCGTCCTCACCGGAGCCGGGATCTCCGCGGAGAGCGGGCTGCCCACCTTCCGCGACGCCGACGGGCTCTGGGAGGGGCACGACCCGATGGTGGTCGCGACGCCGGAGTCCTTCGCCGCCGACCCGGACCTCGTGCACCGTTTCTACGACCAACGCCGGGCTGCCCTGGCCCGGGTGGAGCCGAACGCTGCCCACCGCGCCCTGGCCCAGCTGGAGGAACGGCTCGGTGACCGCTTGCTGCTCGTGACCCAGAACGTCGACGACCTCCACGAGCGGGCCGGGTCGCGTCGGGTCGTGCACATGCACGGCCGGCTGCGGTCGGCGTGGTGCACCGCCTGCGACGCGCGGCACGCGTGGACCGACCCGCTGGGCGACCGGCCACCCTGCCCGGGGTGCGGCGAGGCGGCGCTGCGACCCGACGTCGTGTGGTTCGGCGAGGTGCCCCGCGAGATGGAGCGGATCGAGCGCGCGCTGTGGGAGTGCGACCTGTTCGTCGCGATCGGTACGTCGGGGGTGGTCTACCCGGCCGCTGCCTTCGTCCACTACGCGTCCGGGCGAGGTACCCGCACCCTCGAGCTCAACCTCGACGCGAGCGAGGCCAGCTCCGACTTCGCCGAGCACCGCCGTGGGCCGGCGACCCGGCTGGTCCCTGCGTGGGTGGAGGAGCTACTCGCGGGCGATCTCCGCGAGCAGGAGTGA